Part of the Halobaculum halobium genome, CGGGAAGTTCCTCGGCTGGCTCGCGGTCACGCTGTTGCTCGGAGTCGTGTTCATCGGCGGGCAGGTGTACGAGTACTACGAGTTCATCATCCACGAGGAGTTCACCCTCACTTCCGGGCTGTTCGGCTCGGCGTTCTACGGCCTCACCGGCCTCCACGGACTCCACGTCAGCATGGGCGCGGTCCTGCTGGCTATCGTGTTCGTGCGCGCGCTCATGGGGCAGTACTCGGCCGACCGCCACGTCTCCGTGACGACCGCCTCGATGTACTGGCACTTCGTCGACGCCGTCTGGATCTTCCTCGTCGTCGCGCTGTACGTCGGCGCCGCAGTCGGCGCGTAACGACCGCTACTCCTTCTCCTCCGCGTTCTCCGCCCTCTCGTCACCGCCGGGAGCGAGCGCGTCGCCGTCGGCGAGCCGGACCTCCTCGACGACGCGTCGCTCCCCGTCGACGTACGTGTACAGGACGCCCGATTCCTCTTCGGCGGTCTGCGCGTGCGAGCCGTCGCAGAACGGGAACTCGTCGCTGAGCCCGCAGCGGCACACGGCGATGTCGCCGTACTCGTCGTCGATGTCGTCCTCGTCAAGTCGGATCGGGCCGGTCGCATCGAGCGTGACTTCGCGCATACCGGGCCTGTGGCGTTCCCGCGATATTACTCCAGTCCCTCGAACCGACGCTCGGCTCACGAACTCACTCCCGGTTCTCGAACCACGTCTCCGGCGGTGCGAGCGCGCCAGACACCACCCCCGCGAGCAGCACGAAATAGGCGGCCAGCCCGCCCAGCAGTGCTGCGACGACGTACACGGCGAGGGGTGAACCGCCGACCGCGACCGCGGTCGGGACGGCGACGACGACGAGCGCCGTCCCGCCCC contains:
- a CDS encoding CDGSH iron-sulfur domain-containing protein is translated as MREVTLDATGPIRLDEDDIDDEYGDIAVCRCGLSDEFPFCDGSHAQTAEEESGVLYTYVDGERRVVEEVRLADGDALAPGGDERAENAEEKE